The following are from one region of the Gambusia affinis linkage group LG02, SWU_Gaff_1.0, whole genome shotgun sequence genome:
- the il17a/f1 gene encoding interleukin 17a/f1 isoform X1, producing MFPAANGSRVTVIGAVVMVMMLMMAEAASTHLRRRSDSSVEQTVSLHLDPALLLPSRNPRPLNNASISPWTYNTSHDESLFPPTLSEARCLLKGCLDLEGKEDQNLQSRPIWYQVMVLKRVRTEGAEHSYHYRLETRNVPVGCTCVRHMVHVQE from the exons atGTTTCCAGCAGCTAACGGCTCCAGAGTGACG GTCATCGGTGCCGTCGTCATGGTAATGATGTTGATGATGGCGGAGGCGGCGTCGACGCACCTTAGGAGACGCTCCGACAGCTCAGTGGAGCAAACCGTATCTCTGCACCTGGACCCGGCCCTGCTGCTGCCCAGCCGGAACCCGCGGCCGCTGAACAACGCCTCCATCTCGCCCTGGACCTACAA TACATCCCATGACGAGTCTCTGTTCCCGCCCACGCTGTCGGAGGCGCGCTGCCTGCTGAAAGGCTGTTTGGACCTGGAGGGGAAGGAGGACCAGAACCTGCAGTCCCGGCCCATCTGGTACCAGGTGATGGTTCTGAAACGGGTCAGGACAGAGGGGGCGGAGCATAGCTACCACTACCGCCTGGAGACCCGCAACGTCCCCGTGGGCTGCACCTGCGTCCGGCACATGGTCCATGTGCAGGAGTGA
- the il17a/f1 gene encoding interleukin 17a/f1 isoform X2 — MVMMLMMAEAASTHLRRRSDSSVEQTVSLHLDPALLLPSRNPRPLNNASISPWTYNTSHDESLFPPTLSEARCLLKGCLDLEGKEDQNLQSRPIWYQVMVLKRVRTEGAEHSYHYRLETRNVPVGCTCVRHMVHVQE, encoded by the exons ATGGTAATGATGTTGATGATGGCGGAGGCGGCGTCGACGCACCTTAGGAGACGCTCCGACAGCTCAGTGGAGCAAACCGTATCTCTGCACCTGGACCCGGCCCTGCTGCTGCCCAGCCGGAACCCGCGGCCGCTGAACAACGCCTCCATCTCGCCCTGGACCTACAA TACATCCCATGACGAGTCTCTGTTCCCGCCCACGCTGTCGGAGGCGCGCTGCCTGCTGAAAGGCTGTTTGGACCTGGAGGGGAAGGAGGACCAGAACCTGCAGTCCCGGCCCATCTGGTACCAGGTGATGGTTCTGAAACGGGTCAGGACAGAGGGGGCGGAGCATAGCTACCACTACCGCCTGGAGACCCGCAACGTCCCCGTGGGCTGCACCTGCGTCCGGCACATGGTCCATGTGCAGGAGTGA